Below is a window of Leptospiraceae bacterium DNA.
ATTAAAAATCAAAGATGACTTAAATGTCTAGTCGTATTTGTAGCACAATTTATATTACCTTTTTCTAAAAAAACCAGTAGATTATTATTTTCTAGCATAATCAACTTGCTATCGCTATTTAAATTTTATTCCCCTGTTCCAAATCTTGGATTTGTGATTCTCAATTTTTCGCTCAGAGATTCTTTTACTAAACTCCAGAGCTCACTATCTTCGTTAGCAATTTTCTTCCTGCGGATATAGTCTGTTAGCTTTTCATTTAGAGAAAGGCAAAGTTCCATTTTAGCTAGATAATTTTTTTCTTCTGTATGCGTTGTCACAAATGAAATAGAATTTTCTCGTAAAAAATTGGAGACTCTTTCGATTTCTTTGTCTAAAAATATTTCGCCGTATTTAATTTCTCTTCCAATGACTCCCAGCATATTCCAACTAACCAGCGTCTTATAAGATAGAGCATCGTTGTCTTTTAATGCAGGCAATATTTCTTTTATAATTAAATCCTGAATTGCTTCTAGTAATACATTTGCATCCGGTCTATCTTGCATCTTCAATTAACCTCATTGCTTCAAATTCCATTTCACAGGTTCTTCTGCCAATGGCTGCGAGTTCAATTCCTTTATCTGCTCCACTTAAATGCCTTTCTGCTTGTTGGGCTGACCCTAGTGCCCAGCGGATATTTCCCATTATCTCCCAATAGGTTACCTTTTTGGTATCAACTGGAATACCCGAATATTTTTCATAAAGAGAATAAAACTCTTTTCTATCGGCAAAGCCGCCGGCTTCTTTGTTTAGTTTACCAAATCTCCAGTCTCTCATACAAAGCCAGGCAATGTCTTCATGTCTATCACCCCAGTGAGCAAATTCCCAGTCCACGATTCCCTGAAGACCATCAGCGGATACCATGAAGTTGCCGGTTCTAAAGTCTCCATGCACTAAAACTTCTGTGTCGGTTTCGGCTGCATTTTTTTCTAGCCAGTTTAGAATCAATTCCATCGCGGGATGCGGTTCCTTCAGTTTAACTACTTGTTCTCTTAATTCTCCAACAGCATCAAAGGCAATTGAATTTGGATTTCTTCCTGAATGACGCGTTAGGTTTTTTTTGAGTTCAAGGTCAGTGCAGCTATCGGGTGTTATCCTGTGAATCTTCGCGAGATTGTCAGCAAGTTCTTCTGTAAACGACTTTCGAATTTTGTTAAGGGAAGGATCTTTTACGATATAACGACCTGTCGCCTTGCCTGAAATTCGCTCCATAAAATAAAATGGATTTCCAATCACGTCTGTATTGGTTTCGAGCCAATAGGGTTTTGGTGTTTTTACACCTGCCTTCGAAGTTAATTCGCAGACTTTGAACTCATCAATTCTAGAAAGGCTTGCTAATAGAGAAGCTCCTTTATCTGTTCGAAAGACTAATCTATGTTCACCGCTAAACTCTCCTGAATCTATATTTAGATCTAGAAGATAATTGTCCTGGCAGGCTCCACCGCTAAGAGGTATCATGTCGGTTACATTTGCTTTGCCGGAGAGTCTGTTTGTTAGATACGATTCTAATCTTTTTTTGAGATCTTCTTTTGTCAGTGCCATGTTTTTAGAACAATCCTATTTTTCTAGCCAGTGAACTAATTTTGAATACACTTCTTTGTTCACATGTTTATATAAAAATAAATCAGCGTGATCGTAGTCGATGCAATGACCATTAGCCTCACTTGCTTCGTAGAGTCTATTCGAGCTATCCATTTTGGCGTTGTTTTTAAATTTATGGAAAAGCGGGGAAATTGATTCTTCGGGACTAATACTGTCTAGCTTGCCATAGATAAAAAAATACGGAAGTTGCAATTTTGTCTGGTGAAATCTTTTTAGATAATCTTTTTCAATTTTTGGAATTCGATTAAAATGTTCTTCTTTTCTGCTGTTGTCCATTTTTTCTAAACTATTATTATATCGAATGTACTTATTACAGAAGCTATCTTTTTTACCTGTCGGACAGAGATCTTTTACAAGTTGTTGTTCATAACCAAACTTTTCTGATTTTTCCGTGAAACTGCCAGTATAATTGTAATCTATTCCAGTTCCAATAAAGAAAACTTTTTTCACACGGGAATAATTTCCCAAGTTCATTGGAAGGGTCATATATTCTAAAACAGCCTGTCCACCGAGAGAAGTACCGGCTAGAATTACATCGCGGTTTCTATGTTTAGCCGCTATTTGATTTAGAATGGAATCAAATTCTAAAGAGTGGTTTTTGAAGTCAGGGTTTACTTCGTTAGAAGAGAGCAGATAAACAGTATAACCCGCATCGTTCAAATAAGGGATAAGACCTTTTTCCTTTTTATCTTCGATTCTAATTAGGGCACTTTCGTTTAATAAAATAGGCTCATAAATTACGATAGGTGCAATTAGTTTTGATTGAGATGGGGTAAATTCTTTCACTTGTAATAGGGAACTATAACCGTGTCTGGGAGTATGTCTCTGTGGAAGGGCGGTACAGGCAACTAATGCTAGAAGGATAAATGTGATTAGCCCTTTGAAGAGATTCTTTGTAAATGCGTTTGAAAAATTTTGTATTGTCTTATTCATGGATTTCCTACTTTCAATTCCTTATTGATTTCTTTCGTTTAGCCATTTTGTAATTGGGATATTAATGTCTTTGTCCGAGTTTGTTCCCATTACTAAATCTACATGCCCATAGTCTTCGGTAAGGCCTTCAGAACGACCTGCGACAAACATTGTTTTGTCGCTACTTATAATATTATCATAAACTTGTCTTACGATCATCGGAGTTCCTAGGTGGTCGCGTCTTCCTGCGATTAAGAATACTGGAATGGTTACATTCTTTAAGTTTGCGGTATACGAAGTGTTGCCGTCTAACGACATTACTTCGCCGGTACTAATTCCATTTGCGAATTGCTTCATCACATTAGGACTTTCGTTATTCGTGCTTAGACTTTTTAGGGCATGCTCTACTTCTTTTTCAGTATTCTTTTTGTAATAGAACATTTTAATTTGTGTTTGCGGTAGAGGAAATCCATAATCAGATTCCAAATGAGCAAGATTTGCTGTGGGCACAACTGGGAGAAACTTCAATAGAAAAGAAAAATTGGACATCATCTTCACATGTTTGGTTGGATTGTAAAAAGAGAAGGGGGAGCCAAGTGTTACTAAGTTTGCAATTCTATTTTCTTTGAAAGTTCCGATTTTAGTGTATGCTACCATTCCGCCCATACTGTGACCTATCCAGTTGACTTTAGCCGCTTTTGTTTTTTCAAGCACGTAACCAATTGCTGCATCGACGTCTTTTGTTGCATAATCATCGAAACTGTAGTTGTAAGTTTTGTCACCAAAGAATAGAGAGGGAGTGCCCGCATCGGTTCTTCCTCTTAAATCGAGCAGCCATACATCGTATCCTTCTGAAATTAAACGATAGACGATAGATTCTTCTTCTTTGATTTTGAAATAATTTCTATTGCCTACAAGACCATGACAAATAATCACTGGATACTTTTTTGCTACTGTATTCTTTCTAGGGCTGTGATGCTCAAGGGTTAAATCCCAATTATCCGATGTTTTAGGATGATGGATTTCTCCCTGTAAATGAATCCTAGCTGTGCAGAAGGACACATTTAGAATGA
It encodes the following:
- a CDS encoding phosphotransferase family protein, with the protein product MTKEDLKKRLESYLTNRLSGKANVTDMIPLSGGACQDNYLLDLNIDSGEFSGEHRLVFRTDKGASLLASLSRIDEFKVCELTSKAGVKTPKPYWLETNTDVIGNPFYFMERISGKATGRYIVKDPSLNKIRKSFTEELADNLAKIHRITPDSCTDLELKKNLTRHSGRNPNSIAFDAVGELREQVVKLKEPHPAMELILNWLEKNAAETDTEVLVHGDFRTGNFMVSADGLQGIVDWEFAHWGDRHEDIAWLCMRDWRFGKLNKEAGGFADRKEFYSLYEKYSGIPVDTKKVTYWEIMGNIRWALGSAQQAERHLSGADKGIELAAIGRRTCEMEFEAMRLIEDAR
- a CDS encoding alpha/beta fold hydrolase, whose translation is MFFIILNVSFCTARIHLQGEIHHPKTSDNWDLTLEHHSPRKNTVAKKYPVIICHGLVGNRNYFKIKEEESIVYRLISEGYDVWLLDLRGRTDAGTPSLFFGDKTYNYSFDDYATKDVDAAIGYVLEKTKAAKVNWIGHSMGGMVAYTKIGTFKENRIANLVTLGSPFSFYNPTKHVKMMSNFSFLLKFLPVVPTANLAHLESDYGFPLPQTQIKMFYYKKNTEKEVEHALKSLSTNNESPNVMKQFANGISTGEVMSLDGNTSYTANLKNVTIPVFLIAGRRDHLGTPMIVRQVYDNIISSDKTMFVAGRSEGLTEDYGHVDLVMGTNSDKDINIPITKWLNERNQ